In Chitinibacter sp. SCUT-21, a single genomic region encodes these proteins:
- a CDS encoding arylesterase, translating to MLKRILVGLGSVLAMHTALAAEPVILVFGDSLSAGYGIAADQAWPKLLEKELKAKGKAYRVVNASVSGETTAGGLTRFPATLKQHKPQWLILALGANDGLRGLPVEAMKQNLGKMIAQAQSSGAKVHLIGMHMPPNYGANYTQQFAAVYPGLAKQYKVSLSPFLLEPVINNNQYFQADQLHPTAAAQPLLLKYILKEFKI from the coding sequence ATGCTTAAACGTATCCTTGTGGGTTTAGGCTCGGTGCTTGCCATGCACACCGCGTTGGCAGCAGAGCCTGTTATTTTGGTTTTTGGCGACAGCCTATCGGCTGGCTACGGCATCGCCGCCGATCAAGCTTGGCCCAAGCTATTAGAAAAAGAACTCAAGGCCAAAGGCAAAGCTTATCGCGTCGTCAATGCCAGCGTCTCTGGTGAAACGACAGCGGGAGGGCTAACAAGGTTCCCGGCTACGCTTAAACAACACAAACCACAGTGGCTGATTTTGGCACTCGGGGCCAACGATGGTTTGCGCGGCTTGCCCGTTGAAGCCATGAAACAAAATTTAGGCAAAATGATCGCGCAAGCGCAAAGCTCGGGCGCCAAAGTGCATTTAATCGGCATGCACATGCCCCCCAACTACGGCGCCAACTACACGCAACAATTTGCCGCGGTCTACCCGGGCTTGGCCAAGCAATACAAAGTAAGTCTTAGCCCTTTCCTGCTAGAACCCGTAATAAACAACAATCAATATTTCCAAGCCGATCAGCTCCACCCCACTGCTGCGGCGCAGCCTTTATTGCTGAAGTACATCCTGAAGGAGTTCAAGATTTAG
- a CDS encoding phosphoheptose isomerase, translating to MDLIQRVQQHFEESIAAKMAAVEVLSPAISLAAEKVVQTLIADGKILACGNGGSAADAQHFAAEMVGRFERERPGLPAIALTTDSSALTAIANDYDFDLVFSKQVHALGRAGDILVAISTSGNSANVISAIHAAHDRQMTVIAFTGRDGGQIADLMTGDDVNICVAHPRTARIQEVHITAIHALCDAVDFMLLGGD from the coding sequence ATGGATTTAATTCAACGCGTTCAGCAACACTTCGAAGAAAGCATCGCCGCGAAAATGGCCGCTGTCGAAGTGCTCAGCCCGGCGATTTCACTGGCGGCTGAAAAAGTCGTACAGACTTTGATTGCGGACGGCAAGATTTTGGCATGTGGTAATGGCGGCTCAGCCGCCGATGCGCAGCACTTTGCCGCCGAAATGGTCGGCCGTTTCGAGCGTGAGCGCCCAGGTTTACCAGCGATTGCGCTGACGACGGATTCGTCCGCCTTGACGGCCATTGCCAACGATTATGATTTTGACTTGGTTTTTTCTAAGCAAGTACACGCCTTGGGTCGCGCTGGCGATATCTTGGTGGCGATTTCAACCTCGGGTAACTCGGCCAACGTGATTTCGGCCATTCATGCTGCGCACGACCGCCAAATGACGGTAATCGCTTTCACCGGCCGTGACGGCGGGCAAATTGCTGATTTAATGACGGGCGACGATGTAAACATTTGCGTTGCGCATCCACGCACCGCGCGAATTCAAGAAGTGCATATCACTGCGATTCATGCGCTGTGTGATGCCGTTGATTTTATGCTGTTGGGAGGCGATTAA
- a CDS encoding YraN family protein translates to MNDKGLAAEQLAAQYLTEQGLRMVASNWSCRHGEIDLIALDGSQLVFIEVRQRRSKQFGGAAASITPAKQAKLWASAQLYLQSIKSTPACRFDAICIDGQTISWLKNCISG, encoded by the coding sequence ATGAATGACAAAGGCCTGGCCGCTGAGCAGCTTGCTGCTCAATACCTTACGGAACAAGGCCTAAGGATGGTTGCGAGTAATTGGTCATGCCGACACGGTGAAATTGATTTAATCGCACTCGATGGCTCGCAACTGGTGTTTATTGAAGTACGTCAGCGGCGCTCAAAGCAGTTTGGTGGTGCGGCGGCAAGCATCACTCCGGCGAAACAAGCCAAACTCTGGGCCAGCGCCCAATTGTATTTGCAAAGCATCAAATCAACACCTGCGTGTCGATTTGATGCCATTTGTATTGATGGCCAGACCATTTCATGGCTAAAAAACTGCATCAGCGGCTAA
- a CDS encoding ATP-binding cassette domain-containing protein produces the protein MSDKTPSMIAARNVHKSIDTGAQTLTILHDIDFSVPAGASLAIVGRSGSGKSSLLALLAGLDLPTDGEVLLQGHALQALDEDGRARVRGQLAGFVFQSFQLLPELNALENVMLPLELSGVRDAESIARHWLERVGLAHRIDHLPRQLSGGEQQRVALARAFAPKPAVLFADEPTGSLDSATGAVIADLLFDLNREMGTTLVLVTHDETLAERCSHCLRLQAGQIMAWNEPAAPQISEVPA, from the coding sequence ATGTCCGATAAAACTCCAAGCATGATCGCAGCACGCAATGTGCATAAAAGCATTGATACTGGCGCGCAAACACTGACGATTTTGCACGATATTGATTTCAGTGTACCAGCTGGCGCCAGTTTGGCCATCGTTGGCCGTTCGGGTTCGGGCAAATCGAGTTTATTGGCGCTGCTTGCAGGCTTGGACTTGCCCACGGATGGCGAAGTTCTGCTGCAAGGCCATGCTTTACAAGCCTTGGATGAAGACGGCCGCGCTCGCGTGCGGGGGCAATTGGCGGGTTTTGTTTTCCAATCATTTCAGCTGTTGCCCGAATTGAACGCGCTGGAAAATGTGATGTTGCCGCTGGAATTGTCTGGCGTTCGCGACGCTGAATCGATTGCGCGGCATTGGTTAGAACGCGTCGGCTTGGCGCATCGGATCGATCACTTGCCACGCCAACTCTCCGGCGGCGAGCAACAGCGCGTCGCCTTGGCGCGCGCCTTCGCGCCCAAGCCGGCCGTATTGTTTGCCGACGAGCCTACGGGCAGCCTCGATAGCGCAACGGGCGCGGTGATTGCTGATTTGCTGTTTGATCTCAATCGCGAAATGGGCACGACGCTGGTGCTGGTGACGCACGATGAAACCTTGGCCGAGCGCTGCTCGCATTGTTTGCGCTTGCAAGCGGGGCAGATTATGGCGTGGAATGAACCCGCAGCGCCGCAAATCAGCGAGGTTCCAGCATGA
- a CDS encoding BON domain-containing protein → MKRVVTAAILAASVGLSACVPLMVVGGVAVGAWIGSDPRPTVSIKNDTKLGADIDAKIRDEWRDQVHISVNTFNGQVLLTGEVPSADIKAKAEQIARSFSETKRVHNDLFIGPLSTTTERLNDTQLTTRVKSVLLASGGDPAAVHLQVITDRSVVYLLGMSSPALADKAANIAASVSGVARVVKLVQPVQALPQ, encoded by the coding sequence ATGAAGCGTGTCGTAACTGCGGCTATCTTGGCTGCCAGTGTGGGATTATCGGCTTGCGTTCCGTTGATGGTAGTGGGTGGTGTTGCGGTAGGGGCATGGATTGGCTCAGATCCACGTCCCACGGTCAGCATTAAAAACGACACTAAATTAGGGGCTGATATTGATGCCAAGATTCGCGATGAATGGCGGGATCAGGTGCATATATCGGTAAATACCTTTAATGGACAAGTGTTGCTGACTGGCGAAGTGCCTAGTGCGGATATCAAAGCGAAAGCGGAACAAATTGCCCGCTCATTTAGCGAAACCAAGCGCGTTCATAATGATTTATTCATTGGTCCATTATCGACCACCACAGAGCGCTTGAACGATACCCAGCTGACAACACGAGTGAAAAGCGTTTTGTTGGCATCTGGTGGGGATCCCGCAGCGGTACATTTACAAGTAATCACTGATCGCAGCGTTGTGTACCTGCTCGGGATGAGTAGCCCAGCTTTGGCTGATAAAGCGGCTAATATCGCCGCATCGGTTTCGGGGGTCGCACGCGTTGTGAAGTTGGTGCAACCCGTGCAAGCATTGCCGCAATAA